GTTTGTTGTAGCAATTGCAGCTACACGTTCCTGGGGCGATGAAACTCGCTCTTCATCTTCAGCTGGCTGTATGTCGTCTTCCGTCGACTCACTTCGTTGGGGCCAGCTGCCTTCCTTCAGGGTTAGCCAATGTGGACCATTCCACCAGCGATGACAATTCAACAGCTCTTCCGGAAGCAAACCACGTGATATGTCGTCCGCAGGGTTATCCATACCTGGAACATGCCTCCATTTATTAATACCTTCTTCCTTCTGCACTTTGGCAACTCGGTTTGCCACGAATGGTTTCCAACGACGCGGTGGGGAATTAAGCCAATGCAGTACGGTCATGGAATCAGTCCAGCAAATGGTTACGAATGCACGATCTAGTGACTGCTTAACCCGACGAAATAGCTGTGTTGCTAAGTGTGCCACACAAAGTTCTAATCTGGCTATCGAGTGTGAATTCGTCAATGACACGATTTTGGACTTGGCCGTTAAAAGTTGAGCATGGATTCCTCCTGGCGACTCTGACCGTACGTAACAACATGCGCCATAGGCCCTTAGGGACGCGTCAGCAAATATGTGCAGCTGCAGGCTTGACACGCCAGGCTGGGAAACAAATCTCGGTATTTTTAATTCACGGAGTAAGGATAGCGTGGAGTGCAATCCTTTCCAAGCCTGTTGCAGCTCTGAAGGCAGCTCCGAATCCCATTCCAATGGTCTGCCTTCAACCTTCACTGCCCATAATTGCTGCATGTACAGCTTCGCTAGAGTTATTGTTGGTCCCAAAAGTCCGAGGATGTCGAAAATCCTAGCAATATAGGACAACACTAGCCTCTTCGTCAATACCGCAGCGACAGCTGGAATGTCGATGCGGAATCGCAGTTGGTCGCTGGAAGGCTCCCACATGAGACCTAGTGTTGAGACCGTTTCCGTACCCTTCAACTCGAGTGCCGATTGTATGGCTAAGTCTCGATTGCGGAACTCCAACCAACACCTCAGGAGCGTTCGATGCCCATTTCTTCAAGGAGAATCCTGCTGCGTGTAGCATCGATGAAATGTCGTTCCGTACGTCGATCGCTTCTACGACACTCTTTGCTCCGGTTAACAAATCATCCACGTAAAAGTCGGTGAGAACAAGCTTTGCCGCACGAGGGTATTTATCCTTGTAATCCTCGTATCCTTGTCTGCAACTCGTAGGTTTCGATGGGACTTGAGGAATCTTCTCTGTACCGAATTCTAAGTAACCGTTTGTCCTCTGAGTCATGCAGGATTTGTCGATACATTTTTTCGATGTCGGCGACTAATGCGATTGGATTCGATCGGAATCTCATCATTATGGTATAAAGATCTTGCTGGACGACCGGTCCAACCAGGAGGGTATCGTTCAATGAATAACCCGAGCTCGATTTACTGGACGCATCAAATACTACTCTGACCTTCGTAGTTGTGCTAGATTCCTTCACCACCGCATGATGCGGCAAATAGTAGACTTGGCCTGAATCGTCGATCGGTTCCAAGAGTTTTTTCATGTGGCCTAGACACGCGTACTCTTGCATAAATTTGCTGTACGCTTTTCTGAGATCGGGGTTGCAGTCTAATCGCCGTTCCACGGCCTTCAGTCGGCGATCTGCCATTTCTCGTGACGCCCCTAAAACGATATTGACATCAGATGTGCGTGGCAAACGTACTATATACCTTCCAGACTGGTCCCGCGTTGTGGTAGCCGTGTACCACCTTTCACATCTATCTTCCTCCGTAGATAAGGGTGCTTCCTCGTCAATCGTCTCACACTCCCAAAATCGTTGCATCGTTAGCTCTAACGGCGTATGAATGTTTGCGCTGAGCTGGCACAACCTTGGCGACTGAGCTGCCTTCTCGGACACGTTTCCTGCGACGACCCATCCGAATGGTGTCTCCACCAACCAAGGCCTTCCCGCTCCTAATGATTGCTTCTGGCCGGAATGCAACTCCCAGTATGTGTCTCCGCCAATGACCATATCAATTTTCCCGGGCACGTGGAACGTGGGATCCGCAAGCGTCACTGAAGGCATGTTCCACGTAAATACGTCAATTCCTGACGTCGGCACATCCGCAGATGGTTTTTCGAGTACTAAAAACTCCATCTGGCTGGTGTGTGCATCTAATTTTGCCTGAACTGTTGCGATGATTGAACCCTTTACTACTTGCACAACCTGCCCGATGcccgaaatcgaaacgttGACCTTGGATCGTGTTGTTAACAGCTTACGAGCGAAGCTCTCAGACATGAAATTCGCCATCGATCCTGAGTCAAGCAGTGCTCTGGCTTCATGCGCATTACCGAAATCATCGATGACGTTCAGTCGCACAGTTTCTAAGAATACCGTCATTTCCGCGTGTGCAGCCATTGTGACCTTGGACGGAACGGGATCCTGTGTTTGCACTGGGGTTGCGATGTTAGGTTGGGAGAATGAAGTGGGTTGGTGCAGCAACGAGTGGTGACGTTCGTGGCACTCCCGACATGTGTAGCTGGACTTGCACGCCTTCACCCGGTGGGAACTGCTTAAACAATTCCAACACAGCCGCTTCGTCCTTGCGATTTCTCGACGCTGCTGCACGTCCATGTTGCCGAACACTGGGCAGCTACGTAGCGAATGTGCGTCTGTGCACACCAACGGACACTGCGGCACAGACGTAGATGGATGGCTCGCGGATGCTGTATTAGCTATTGCCTTCCGTGGAGCGGTATAACGAGGCGTGCCGGCCACCTTGCTCCCACCCGACACCTTTGACACTGATTGGCCTTCGTCCTCGGTAAACCTCACAGTCGCCTTGAGGATCTGGATGCGATCCTCGAGAAACGAGAGTAGATCACGATATTTATCCTTCTCGTGGTGTACGGAATGCTTCTCCCACGCTAGGAGAGATGCATCATCCAGCTTGAGTAACAGTAGATTCGATAACGGTGTATCCCAAGTTTCGACTGGTTCACCCTATTTTACCATTCCGTTCACGCTGCGCGTAACTTCGTCGATCAGCTGCATCAGCTCACTTGCAGTTCCTACTCGCAGTGACGGTAGGTGGTGCAGCTTTCTGTAATACTCGCGAATTAGTCGTTTCGGGTTGTCGAACCGCTTGAGCAGCGCCGCCCAAGTCGTGGAGTAATTTTCTGCCGTGAGCGACACGTGCTCGAACGGTAAAGCTGCCTCACCCTTCAATGCCGATAATAGATATTGTAACTTGGCAATCATCGGTAATTCTTGTGACGAATCGATCATGGCTAAGAATCGATCCCTGAAAGACAACCATTTTGTTACGTCGCCATCGAACGATGGTAGCTCTATCTTAGGCAGGCGAATATTGGCTGCATTCGGACGGCCGAACGCGAACGACATTGAGTTAGCCACAGAAAAGTCAAGGTTAGCGGTTACGGGATCCTTTCTCTGATGTCCTCGCAGGAACGCCTTGAGCTTTCGGTATCGTTCTTCTACGGCGATCCGTTCGGCGATGCTGGCATCAATCGCCTTGCTTGAATCGTCCAACTCTTCTAACTTTGTCATTGCGTCAAAAAATTCGTCCTTGTGACGCTCCAACGAATCCAACACTTCTGGAATTTCGCCCTCAGCATCCACACTAAAGTTGGTCACAAACCTTTCTATCGAGTTGATGCTTTGTAACGCAATCCGCTTCTTAAGCTGCAccgatttcaattttttctccATTATCGACGCGTTGAACCTCTGCTTGAGCGCGTTGAACTTCTGCTGCGGTATGTTCGCACTCTGTCACGCACACTCGAGCACGCTGCAGAGACCCGTTGTCTCTCGCGATGGCGGCGATCTGACCCTCGCGGCTCTTGATGCAGAGCGTCGGCCTTTTCTAATCACACCTATCTCGTGATTGCCGAGATAGACACACACAATATTACCACCGTATCCGGTTCGAAGGacaaaaaatgtataatattGTACCACGGAATATCGTGTGCTAAGCAGTAGAAAAGTGACCCGACCCGTTTTACTTGATGGTTGAGACTAATCCTTTATTTCGTTTATCCGTCATttcttcgttgtttcgtttatttcgCTTATCTCGCTTATCTCGTTTACCCATTCAAATCCCAACAGGGTTACAAAAAGATTTTCGAGCACTGACGTTCTGACGGCTTCTGATTCTGTGATCATACACTATCACTCGCAGGAAATATTACGAGAGAGAAAGCTTACTTTGCAGTCAGTTTTGACAAAGGCACACGGATGTGTTTGTTCACTCGCTCGCACCAAAATGTGTTGGTTACCTTTTTTACTGCTGGGCCCTATCTAACGGCTGTTGAAAATACACCTATCTGGTAGTATGTA
This genomic interval from Anopheles bellator unplaced genomic scaffold, idAnoBellAS_SP24_06.2 scaffold00090_ctg1, whole genome shotgun sequence contains the following:
- the LOC131214178 gene encoding uncharacterized protein LOC131214178, which produces MEKKLKSVQLKKRIALQSINSIERFVTNFSVDAEGEIPEVLDSLERHKDEFFDAMTKLEELDDSSKAIDASIAERIAVEERYRKLKAFLRGHQRKDPVTANLDFSVANSMSFAFGRPNAANIRLPKIELPSFDGDVTKWLSFRDRFLAMIDSSQELPMIAKLQYLLSALKGEAALPFEHVSLTAENYSTTWAALLKRFDNPKRLIREYYRKLHHLPSLRVGTASELMQLIDEVTRSVNGMLDDASLLAWEKHSVHHEKDKYRDLLSFLEDRIQILKATVRFTEDEGQSVSKVSGGSKVAGTPRYTAPRKAIANTASASHPSTSVPQCPLVCTDAHSLRSCPVFGNMDVQQRREIARTKRLCWNCLSSSHRVKACKSSYTCRECHERHHSLLHQPTSFSQPNIATPVQTQDPVPSKVTMAAHAEMTVFLETVRLNVIDDFGNAHEARALLDSGSMANFMSESFARKLLTTRSKVNVSISGIGQVVQVVKGSIIATVQAKLDAHTSQMEFLVLEKPSADVPTSGIDVFTWNMPSVTLADPTFHVPGKIDMVIGGDTYWELHSGQKQSLGAGRPWLVETPFGWVVAGNVSEKAAQSPRLCQLSANIHTPLELTMQRFWECETIDEEAPLSTEEDRCERWYTATTTRDQSGRYIVRLPRTSDVNIVLGASREMADRRLKAVERRLDCNPDLRKAYSKFMQEYACLGHMKKLLEPIDDSGQVYYLPHHAVVKESSTTTKVRVVFDASSKSSSGYSLNDTLLVGPVVQQDLYTIMMRFRSNPIALVADIEKMYRQILHDSEDKRLLRIRYREDSSSPIETYELQTRIRGLQG